A stretch of DNA from Pseudonocardia hierapolitana:
GCCGACCCCTTCACCAACGCCGTGCGCATCACCGTCTCGGCACTGCGCAAACGCCTCGGCGAACCCGGGATCATCGCCACCGTGCCCGGCGTCGGGTACCGCGTCGACGCGCAACCGGCGGCCGGACACGAGGGAGGGGACCGTGGATAGAGCGCCTGGGTTGAGCGTTCGTCTCAAACTCACCCTCAGCTATGCCGGGTTCCTCATGGTCGCCGGTGCCCTGCTGCTCGCGGCGGTGTGGGTGTTCCTGCTGCGAGGAACGCCCAGCAGCTACTCCCTTCCCGACCTCTCCAACCTCCCGCTCGTCTTCCAACGAGGCTCCTTCGGCCCAGCCGTCTTCGGTCCGGCGGCAGTCGTGGTGATGGCATTCCTGCTGGTGTTCGGCCTCGCGGGAGGGTGGATCCTCGCCGGCCGCATGCTCGCCCCCCTGACCCGCATCACGAACGCCACCCGCATGGCCGCGAACGGATCGCTGTCCCACCGGATCCGGCTACCGGGCCGCGGGGACGAGTTCCGCGAGCTCGCCGACGCCTTCGACGCCATGCTCGCGCGGCTCGAGGCACACGTCGCCGAACAGCGCAGGTTCGCCGCCAACGCCTCCCACGAACTGCGCACCCCGCTGGCGATCACGCAGTCGCTCCTGGACGTGGCCCGCAACGATCCGACCCGCGACACCGACGAGCTCGTCGACCGCCTCCGCGCCGTCAACACCCGAGCGATCGACCTCACCGAGGCGTTGCTCCTGCTCAGCCGCGCCGACCGGCGGTCCTTCAGGCGGGAACACGTCGACCTGTCCCTTCTGGCGGAGGAAGCCGCCGAAACGCTCCTCCCCTTCGCGGAGAAGCGCGGCGTCAGCATCGGGACCGCCGGCGACATCGCCCCCACCGTCGGCTCACCCGCGCTCCTGCTGCAGTTGACCACGAACCTCGTGCACAACGCGATCGTCCACAACCTGCCCGAACGGGGCGCCGTGTGGGTCACGACCAGCGTGCACTCCGGGAGTGTGCTGCTCATCGTCGACAACACCGGCCAGAAGCTCACGCGGGATTTGGTTTCCACGCTCGCCGAGCCGTTCCAGCGCGGCACCGAACGCATACGCACCGACCACGCAGGTGTCGGCCTCGGCCTGGCGATCGTCAAGAGCATCACCCGAGCCCACGGAGGAACCCTCACCCTCACCCCCCGGGCCGCCGGCGGGCTCTGCGTCACGGTGCAACTACCCGCCGCGCCACCGCACACCGGCGCCCGGTCATCGCGGTAGGCGCTTCCGCACCTGACCCCTTGGCGAGGTCGGGTCGGGTTCGGCGATTCGACCGCGAGATGACACGGACGTTCTCGTGCCCCATGATCATGGGGCGGAGCAGGGTGGCGTCGCGTACATTTCCACGTCGGTGCCGCGGATCCCGGCCACCGCGACCTCGAGAAGGGCGCTGTCCTCGTCGATGTCCGGCATCGGGATCTCGCGGAGTTCGGTCACGCCCGGCCCGGCTCCGGATCGCCTCGCGCAGATGATCGGCCAGCGACCCCACCAGCTCTCGCCCTGAGGTCCATTGGTAATACGTAGGTGTCGGTGAGCGACCAGAGGGGATCGAAATGCAGGAACCCGGGCCCGTGCTGCGGACCGTCATCCGCACGCAGGGAGCCAACGAGGCGCTGAAGAGCGGGGAGGTGACCCCGCGCGGGTTCCGCTTCGAGTTCGAGGAAGTGCCGGTCCTCGCCTCCGCCTTCCGCCGGATGGTGCGAGAGCTGGCGTACGACGTCAGCGAGATGGCGGTCACGACCTACCTCGTCGCCAAGGAGCACGGGGTCGAGCTCACCGCGCTGCCCGTCTTCCTCGCCCGCGGGCTGCACCACGGCGTGATCCAGGTGGCGACGGCGGGCGGCATCCGGCACCCGAAGGACCTCGAGGGCCGCCGGGTCGGCGTGGACCGCGGCTACACGGTCACCACCGGGGTGTGGGCCCGCTCCATCCTGAGCGAGGAGTACGGCGTCGACCTCGACGAGGTGACGTGGGTGCTCTCCGGCGACGAGCACGTCGCGCAGTACCGGCCCCCGGGCAACGTCGTCCCGGTCAAACCCCCGCGCAGCCTGGAGGACCTGCTGCGCAGCGGGAAGCTCGCCGCCGTGCTCGGCGCCCGCATCGACGCCCCCGACGTCACGCCGCTGATCCCGGACCCGGAGGACGCCGCCCTCACCGCGCTGCAGGAACGCGGCCTCTACCCGATCAACCACCTCGTCGTCGTCCGCGACGAGGTGCTGCGGGAACGTCCCGACATCGCCGCGGACATCTTCGACGCGTTCGTGCGCGCCAAGCAGGTCTACGTCGACCGGCTCGCCGACGACGGGATCGCGTCGCCGAGCGCCACCGACCGGTTGAACCGGCAGGTGCTCGAGCTGACCGGGGCCGATCCGCTGCCCTACGGGATCGACCCCAACCGCGAGATGCTCGAGCGGCTGGTCCGCACGGCCGTCGACCAGAAGATCCTCTCGCGCCCGGTGAAGCTGGAGAACGTGTTCGCCGCCGGCGCGCACCAGCTCGAGGGATAGGGGCGGGCTCGCTCGACACCCTCTCCGATCGTGGTCTGCCCGAAGATCCGCTCGCTCCAGGAGGAGCGCTCCACCGCGCCGAGCCACGCGATCGCCACGTGGAGCGCGCCACCGAGCTCATGCGTGGTCCACGCCGGACGTGGCCTGCCGGCGAAGTAGCCGTCTCACCCCGACCACGGCGCGGTAGGCCCGCGCCCGCTGCCGTGCCGTCACGGCCAGCACGATCAGGACGGCGAGCGCGGCCCCGACGATGCGCAGCAGGTCACCTGCCGCCGACCCGAGCACCCCGCCCGGGACGATCCCGGCGACCGCCGGGCGCGGTCGCGCTCGCCCCCGGTGAGGTGGGAGAGGCGGACCCGCTTCAGCGCGACGGTGGCGCCGGTCTCGCGGTCGGTGGCACGCCACACCTCACCCATGCCGCCGGAGCCGATCTCGGCGTCGAGGCGGTACCGCCCGGCGATCACCTCACCACCCGCCACAGCGCCCCCCGGGCGCACGGTAGCGGACGGGATGTCGATCCGGCGCCATCCCGATTGTCGCCATGACATCGCTGCTCACATCGAGAGGAACGATCATGGTGCACCGGAGGACATGGGTGCTGGCGCTCGCGGCCGTCGCATCCTTGATGACCGCGCTGGACGCGCTCGTCGTGTCCGCATCGCTCACCACCATCCAGGCCGACCTCGGCGCCACCGCCGAGCAGTTGGAGTGGACCGTCAACAGCTACAACCTCGTGATGGCCGTGCTGCTCATGCCGGCGGCGGCCCTCGGCGACCGGTACGGGCGGCGGCGCATGTTCGCGGCCGGGATCGCCCTGTTCACCGCGGCCTCGGCGGCGTGCGCGGCGGCACCCGACGTCGTGGTCCTCGTCCTCGCCCGGGCGGTTCAGGGGGCGGGCGCGGCGTTCGTCAGCGCGCTCGCCATGACGCTGGTGAGTGCCGCGTTCCCGCCGGAGCGGCGGGGCGGCGCGATCGGGTTGCTGCAGGGCGGGTCCGGTATCGCCGTGCTGGCCGGGCCCGGAATCGGCGGGGCGATCACGCACGCCGTGGGCTGGGAGTTCGTCTTCTGGCTCAACGTGCCGATCGGCCTCGCCGTGCTGCCGCTGATCCTCGCGAAGTGCGACGAGAGCCGCGGCGCCGGCACCGCGCTCGACGTGCGCGGGCTGCTCCTGGTCATCGGTGCCGTGCTCGGCCTCGTGTGGGCGCTCGCCCGCGGCAACGCGGTGGGCTGGGTGAGCACCGAGGTGCTCGGCGCGCTCGCGCTGGGTGGCGCGGCGCTCGTGGCGTTCGTCGCGTGGGAGCGGCGGGCGACCGAGCCGATGTTCCCGATGCGGCTGCTGCGCTGCCGC
This window harbors:
- a CDS encoding ABC transporter substrate-binding protein, translated to MQEPGPVLRTVIRTQGANEALKSGEVTPRGFRFEFEEVPVLASAFRRMVRELAYDVSEMAVTTYLVAKEHGVELTALPVFLARGLHHGVIQVATAGGIRHPKDLEGRRVGVDRGYTVTTGVWARSILSEEYGVDLDEVTWVLSGDEHVAQYRPPGNVVPVKPPRSLEDLLRSGKLAAVLGARIDAPDVTPLIPDPEDAALTALQERGLYPINHLVVVRDEVLRERPDIAADIFDAFVRAKQVYVDRLADDGIASPSATDRLNRQVLELTGADPLPYGIDPNREMLERLVRTAVDQKILSRPVKLENVFAAGAHQLEG
- a CDS encoding MFS transporter, coding for MVHRRTWVLALAAVASLMTALDALVVSASLTTIQADLGATAEQLEWTVNSYNLVMAVLLMPAAALGDRYGRRRMFAAGIALFTAASAACAAAPDVVVLVLARAVQGAGAAFVSALAMTLVSAAFPPERRGGAIGLLQGGSGIAVLAGPGIGGAITHAVGWEFVFWLNVPIGLAVLPLILAKCDESRGAGTALDVRGLLLVIGAVLGLVWALARGNAVGWVSTEVLGALALGGAALVAFVAWERRATEPMFPMRLLRCRGFVAGNVATAGLFASIFGGLFFYAQLLQTGLGLTPLQAGIGLVPWTSTLIVLGPLSGRLADRIGNRPLIVTGLLTTAAGIAWVALVARPGMPYGELVVPFLVASIGGSMALAPTANAVLGAVPAADIGKASGVNAMLRELGGVLGLAVFVAVFTGTGSYASPAAFVDGFGPAMGTCAALVALSAAAVAVRRRPVADIGVNRVAAERAVP
- a CDS encoding sensor histidine kinase — translated: MSVRLKLTLSYAGFLMVAGALLLAAVWVFLLRGTPSSYSLPDLSNLPLVFQRGSFGPAVFGPAAVVVMAFLLVFGLAGGWILAGRMLAPLTRITNATRMAANGSLSHRIRLPGRGDEFRELADAFDAMLARLEAHVAEQRRFAANASHELRTPLAITQSLLDVARNDPTRDTDELVDRLRAVNTRAIDLTEALLLLSRADRRSFRREHVDLSLLAEEAAETLLPFAEKRGVSIGTAGDIAPTVGSPALLLQLTTNLVHNAIVHNLPERGAVWVTTSVHSGSVLLIVDNTGQKLTRDLVSTLAEPFQRGTERIRTDHAGVGLGLAIVKSITRAHGGTLTLTPRAAGGLCVTVQLPAAPPHTGARSSR